A stretch of DNA from Halobacteriovorax vibrionivorans:
CACGTAGGCTATGGTATGGAATTACTTGGCCTGCGTGTATATTTACAATTATTTTTGGTTTAGCATTAGTTTATACGACTTATTGGCCATTAACAGGACACTACTGGCTTCACTTAAAACTGACTCTTGTACTCTTACTTTTAGTCTATCAATTTAAGTGTCATCGTATTTATAAAGACTTACAAAATAATATTTTTAAGCATTCTAGTTCTTTTCTTCGTATCTGGAATGAAGTGGCCACTCTCTTCCTCTTTGCCATTGTCTTTCTTGCAGTACTAAAAACACTACAAGGAATCTTTTATGGAATTGGAGCGATAGTAGGTCTTGCTGTGGTTCTTATGATGGCCATTAAATTTTATCGTAAAGTGAGGAAAGATTAATGAAAGACATTGTTAAGG
This window harbors:
- a CDS encoding CopD family protein, whose product is MTYEYLKAFHLISIVCWFAGLFYIVRLFIYHTEAQDKSQTERDILSAQFKIMSRRLWYGITWPACIFTIIFGLALVYTTYWPLTGHYWLHLKLTLVLLLLVYQFKCHRIYKDLQNNIFKHSSSFLRIWNEVATLFLFAIVFLAVLKTLQGIFYGIGAIVGLAVVLMMAIKFYRKVRKD